Proteins co-encoded in one Stenotrophomonas maltophilia genomic window:
- the copD gene encoding copper homeostasis membrane protein CopD, with the protein MFDLSAYALRFLEYLVIMVLFGVPLFGWYGSRRSALADALAGWSLMGVLLAGAVAGLVLTGLDVVFKTAGIMGMPLAEVDRASLGWYLLETSAGRAAMARGALLVALMFVLGWHRRRGKVETAFPLGAMLAGGALASLAWNGHAAAGEGLAGAVRLAAGIVHLLAAGGWIAAVLMFLAMLLRGKETNGSGRLRSTHDFLHGFSTLGTIFVGALIVSGIAHYGDLTAWSFSALFQSTYGKLLLFKLALFAGMLGLGALHRWTLVPRLERALTSGDPAQEVRALRQSVTAEAALAILILIVVSVLGTLSPE; encoded by the coding sequence ATGTTCGACCTGTCGGCTTATGCACTGAGATTCTTGGAATACCTTGTCATCATGGTTCTTTTCGGGGTTCCACTCTTCGGTTGGTACGGGTCGCGTCGATCGGCACTCGCCGACGCCTTGGCCGGGTGGTCACTCATGGGCGTTCTATTGGCGGGTGCCGTAGCCGGTCTCGTGCTCACCGGGCTCGATGTCGTCTTCAAGACCGCGGGCATCATGGGAATGCCGCTTGCCGAGGTTGATCGCGCATCGCTTGGCTGGTATCTGCTCGAGACGTCCGCGGGCCGGGCAGCCATGGCGAGAGGCGCGCTGCTGGTCGCCCTGATGTTCGTGCTCGGATGGCATCGTCGCCGCGGGAAGGTGGAGACCGCCTTCCCGCTGGGGGCGATGCTGGCGGGCGGCGCACTCGCTTCGCTGGCATGGAACGGCCACGCCGCCGCTGGCGAGGGCTTGGCAGGCGCGGTCCGGCTTGCTGCAGGCATCGTCCATCTTCTCGCGGCAGGCGGCTGGATCGCAGCGGTCCTGATGTTCCTTGCCATGCTGCTGCGCGGCAAAGAGACGAACGGCAGCGGGCGTCTGCGATCAACGCATGACTTTCTGCATGGTTTTTCGACGCTGGGAACGATCTTCGTTGGTGCGCTCATCGTGTCCGGCATCGCGCACTACGGGGATCTCACCGCGTGGTCGTTTTCGGCCCTGTTCCAGAGCACCTACGGGAAGTTGCTGCTTTTCAAACTGGCCCTGTTCGCTGGAATGCTGGGTTTGGGAGCGCTGCACCGATGGACGCTGGTGCCGCGCTTGGAACGAGCGCTGACCAGCGGAGATCCCGCGCAGGAGGTGCGGGCTTTGCGGCAGAGTGTTACGGCTGAGGCCGCGCTGGCCATCTTGATCCTGATTGTTGTTTCAGTGCTCGGGACGCTCAGCCCCGAATAG
- a CDS encoding four-helix bundle copper-binding protein, with the protein MTHHSAAHRPQAMNECIDNCTQCHAICLETINYCLTKGGVHAAPEHIALLATCADTCATSADAMLRGASVHDVVCGACAEICRQCADACDAMNDPEMTRCAEVCRRCAESCSAMAA; encoded by the coding sequence ATGACTCACCATTCCGCAGCACACCGGCCCCAGGCCATGAACGAGTGCATCGACAACTGCACGCAATGCCATGCGATCTGCCTGGAGACCATCAACTACTGCCTGACCAAAGGAGGTGTTCACGCGGCCCCGGAGCACATCGCGCTGTTGGCGACGTGTGCCGATACCTGCGCAACCAGTGCCGACGCGATGCTGCGCGGTGCCAGCGTTCACGACGTGGTTTGCGGTGCCTGCGCGGAGATCTGCCGCCAGTGCGCCGATGCATGCGACGCCATGAACGACCCTGAGATGACGCGCTGCGCCGAAGTTTGTCGCCGCTGCGCGGAAAGCTGCAGCGCCATGGCAGCGTAA
- the copL gene encoding transcriptional regulator CopL, with translation MSPVSASSLLLRLFLIAMLVLNGAWSAFASVSMNPVMEEQASEVAAAVQVDEDCFAHHSAEHHPDATSIEKAGTGHGDHAGPDCCKSSACRCACVHACASALPARLHVSVQLALGLDVMPLPLGHAAPALPHLIRPPIG, from the coding sequence ATGTCGCCCGTGTCAGCCTCCTCACTTCTACTGCGACTGTTCCTGATCGCCATGCTCGTGCTTAACGGCGCGTGGTCGGCGTTTGCGTCCGTCAGTATGAACCCGGTCATGGAAGAGCAGGCCAGCGAAGTGGCTGCCGCGGTGCAAGTCGACGAAGACTGCTTCGCCCATCACAGTGCTGAGCATCATCCCGATGCCACATCGATTGAAAAGGCTGGCACTGGGCATGGCGACCATGCCGGTCCCGACTGTTGCAAGTCTTCTGCGTGCCGGTGCGCCTGCGTACACGCTTGCGCGAGCGCACTTCCTGCGCGCCTGCATGTTTCGGTGCAACTGGCCTTGGGCCTGGATGTCATGCCGCTGCCCCTAGGGCATGCGGCACCTGCCTTGCCTCATCTGATCCGACCACCGATCGGCTAA
- a CDS encoding helix-turn-helix domain-containing protein — protein sequence MGSPWGARVTLSVDSTPTFARRLKQARLHTGLSQKELGIRAGLDPHVASPRINQYERGKHEPMLEIAERLAQALGIPAAFLYTDDDLLAKLLLRWGSLSKQQKRELVKLIEATPEK from the coding sequence ATGGGGTCTCCATGGGGTGCGCGCGTGACTTTGTCCGTCGACTCAACACCGACCTTCGCTCGACGCCTCAAACAAGCCCGCCTGCACACGGGTTTGTCGCAGAAGGAGTTGGGCATCCGGGCCGGTCTGGATCCTCACGTGGCCAGCCCCCGAATCAACCAGTACGAGCGTGGCAAGCACGAGCCCATGCTGGAGATTGCTGAGCGGTTGGCCCAAGCGTTGGGGATCCCCGCCGCCTTCCTTTACACCGACGATGATCTGCTGGCCAAGTTGCTCCTGCGCTGGGGCTCGCTAAGCAAGCAGCAGAAGCGCGAGTTGGTGAAGCTGATCGAGGCCACGCCCGAGAAGTAA
- the copC gene encoding copper homeostasis periplasmic binding protein CopC, which produces MKSSNVIRSFALVLAIAAGQFSLQVAHAHAALQQSTPAANAVVASPGQIDLVFNETLIPRASRLKLLMKHGSSTMPIENFTTEIVNNGKTLRAKLPGPLAPGVYTVEYRAVGGDNHPMPGSFSFTVR; this is translated from the coding sequence ATGAAGTCGTCCAACGTCATTCGCTCCTTCGCGCTCGTCCTCGCAATCGCGGCCGGGCAGTTTTCGCTGCAGGTCGCGCACGCCCACGCCGCGCTGCAGCAGTCCACACCGGCGGCAAATGCGGTGGTGGCCTCGCCAGGCCAGATCGATCTCGTGTTCAACGAGACATTGATTCCGCGGGCGTCGCGTCTCAAGTTGCTCATGAAGCACGGCAGTTCCACCATGCCGATCGAGAATTTCACGACCGAGATCGTCAACAACGGCAAGACCCTGCGTGCCAAGTTGCCTGGACCGCTGGCTCCGGGCGTCTATACCGTGGAATACCGCGCCGTCGGTGGTGACAACCACCCCATGCCGGGCAGCTTCAGCTTCACGGTGCGCTGA
- a CDS encoding c-type cytochrome: MKSNKKMWVWLGAGVALVAVVATATLSLGVYNVAADDPHSRPVYALLETARERSIEVRAAKLQLPTNLDDPERIRQGAGNYNAMCVTCHLSPDAAATEMSKGLYPAPPNLSKQPVAPAEAFWVIKHGIKASGMPAWGGSMDDEFIWNMSAFLQKLPTLDATAYKELVDSSEGHSHGGGETQGHHDDEKAEDHPALFEPGNNSMPHAHPPGVDDDHHGPTPSDTEVGLVSHGHPDGKVESHPAPHTPVADDGHAHPH, translated from the coding sequence ATGAAATCCAACAAAAAGATGTGGGTATGGCTCGGTGCCGGCGTGGCATTGGTTGCGGTGGTCGCAACCGCCACGCTCTCTCTGGGCGTGTACAACGTGGCCGCCGACGATCCGCATAGTCGCCCGGTGTATGCGCTACTTGAAACGGCGCGCGAGCGTTCCATTGAGGTGCGCGCCGCCAAGCTTCAGCTACCCACGAACCTTGATGATCCTGAGCGTATCCGCCAGGGTGCGGGCAACTACAACGCCATGTGCGTGACCTGCCATCTTTCACCAGACGCGGCGGCCACCGAGATGAGCAAGGGCCTGTACCCCGCGCCACCGAACCTAAGCAAACAGCCGGTCGCTCCAGCTGAGGCGTTCTGGGTGATCAAGCACGGCATCAAGGCCAGCGGCATGCCCGCTTGGGGCGGCAGCATGGACGATGAGTTCATATGGAACATGTCGGCCTTCCTGCAGAAGTTGCCCACGCTGGACGCGACTGCGTACAAGGAACTTGTCGACAGCAGCGAGGGCCATTCGCATGGCGGCGGCGAGACGCAAGGCCACCATGACGACGAAAAGGCCGAGGATCACCCTGCCTTATTCGAGCCGGGCAACAACTCCATGCCGCATGCGCACCCGCCGGGCGTGGACGACGATCACCACGGCCCGACACCCAGCGACACGGAAGTCGGGTTGGTGAGCCACGGCCATCCCGACGGCAAGGTGGAGTCGCACCCTGCACCACACACGCCCGTGGCCGATGACGGCCATGCGCACCCCCATTGA
- a CDS encoding copper resistance system multicopper oxidase, translated as MSHDDFRGPRGGPLLPSRRRFVQGLALGGAVAGLGFWPKASWALKGPGQPNVLSGTEFDLTIGETPMNFTGKTRTAITVNGSVPAPLLRWREGTTVNLRVSNALPANSIHGADTSIHWHGIILPANMDGVPGLSFDGIGRGETYHYRFTLHQGGTYWYHSHSGFQEQAGLYGPIVIDPLEPEPFSFDRDYVVMLSDWTDLDPTALFDRLKKMPGHDNYYKRTVGDFARDVKRNGLSATLEDRKMWGVMRMTPTDLSDVNANTYTYLMNGTTSLGNWTGLFRSGEKVRLRFINGSAMTYFDVRIPGLKMTVVAADGLYVHPVSVDEFRIAVAETFDVIVEPSGQDAFTIFAQDSGRTGYISGTLAVREGLRAPVPSVDPRPLLTMADMGMDHGSMDMSGGSKGMEGGCGAAMGMPGMTPPVSGNATSAHAGHAMPAAGDGAMAGMQHGGMQSHPASETNNPLLDNQAMSVSSRLDDPGNGLRDNGRHVLTYSMLKSTFEDPDGRDPGREIELHLTGHMEKFSWGFNGQKFSDVEPLRLNYGERMRIVLVNDTMMTHPIHLHGMWSDVEDDNGNFMVRKHTVDMPPGSRRTYRVRADALGSWAFHCHLLYHMEAGMMRTVRVDE; from the coding sequence ATGTCGCATGATGATTTTCGTGGTCCACGCGGTGGACCGCTGCTGCCTTCGCGGCGGCGATTTGTCCAAGGCTTGGCCTTGGGAGGCGCAGTCGCAGGATTAGGTTTCTGGCCCAAAGCCAGTTGGGCGCTCAAGGGGCCGGGACAACCCAACGTACTATCGGGCACTGAGTTTGACCTGACCATTGGCGAGACGCCGATGAACTTCACCGGCAAGACCCGCACCGCGATCACGGTCAACGGGTCCGTTCCGGCGCCGTTGCTGCGGTGGCGGGAAGGCACCACGGTCAACTTGCGCGTCTCTAATGCATTGCCCGCTAACTCCATCCATGGCGCGGACACCTCCATCCATTGGCACGGCATCATTTTGCCGGCCAACATGGACGGCGTGCCGGGTCTGAGCTTTGACGGTATCGGACGTGGTGAGACCTACCACTACCGGTTCACCCTGCATCAGGGCGGAACCTACTGGTACCACAGCCACTCAGGGTTCCAGGAACAAGCCGGGCTCTATGGCCCGATCGTCATCGACCCATTGGAGCCGGAGCCCTTCAGTTTCGATCGCGACTACGTCGTGATGCTGAGCGATTGGACAGACCTGGACCCGACGGCCCTGTTCGATCGTTTGAAGAAGATGCCGGGCCATGACAATTACTACAAGCGCACGGTCGGCGATTTTGCGCGCGATGTGAAGCGCAACGGCCTGTCGGCCACGTTGGAAGATCGCAAGATGTGGGGCGTGATGCGGATGACGCCCACGGACCTGTCCGACGTCAACGCCAACACCTACACCTACCTGATGAACGGCACGACCTCACTGGGCAACTGGACCGGTTTGTTCCGCAGTGGCGAGAAGGTGCGCCTGCGTTTCATCAATGGCTCTGCCATGACGTACTTCGATGTGCGTATTCCGGGGCTGAAGATGACCGTGGTGGCGGCAGATGGCTTGTATGTCCATCCGGTTTCCGTCGACGAGTTCCGCATCGCGGTAGCAGAAACCTTCGATGTGATCGTGGAGCCCTCCGGGCAGGACGCATTCACCATCTTTGCCCAAGACTCCGGTCGCACCGGCTACATCAGCGGCACGCTCGCTGTGCGCGAAGGATTACGCGCGCCCGTTCCGTCTGTGGATCCCCGGCCGCTGCTGACGATGGCAGACATGGGCATGGATCATGGGTCGATGGATATGTCTGGCGGCAGCAAGGGCATGGAAGGCGGCTGTGGTGCGGCCATGGGCATGCCTGGCATGACCCCACCTGTCAGCGGTAACGCGACCTCGGCCCATGCAGGCCATGCGATGCCCGCCGCCGGCGATGGTGCCATGGCAGGCATGCAGCACGGGGGCATGCAATCACACCCTGCTAGCGAGACCAACAATCCCCTGTTGGACAACCAAGCCATGAGCGTGAGTTCGCGCTTGGATGATCCGGGCAATGGCCTGCGCGATAACGGCCGTCATGTGCTGACGTATTCCATGCTCAAGAGCACCTTTGAAGACCCTGACGGACGCGACCCCGGTCGCGAGATCGAGCTGCATCTGACCGGACACATGGAGAAATTCTCCTGGGGCTTCAACGGTCAGAAGTTTTCCGATGTCGAGCCGCTGCGGCTGAACTACGGCGAGCGTATGCGCATCGTATTGGTTAACGACACGATGATGACCCATCCCATCCATTTGCACGGCATGTGGAGTGACGTGGAGGACGACAACGGCAACTTCATGGTGCGCAAGCACACGGTGGATATGCCGCCAGGTAGCCGACGCACGTATCGCGTGCGTGCCGATGCGTTGGGCAGCTGGGCGTTCCATTGCCACCTGCTTTATCACATGGAAGCCGGAATGATGCGCACGGTGAGGGTCGACGAATGA
- a CDS encoding nuclear transport factor 2 family protein: protein MRTPIDLLGAHAMNATAISFTLALALAVVSPAMAQATQPHAHHPAAAASADVDVPVTAEAAVAVAERFNRALSSGDLATVEALLAADVLILESGGAERSREEYMGHHAVSDAAFLKGAHRQLLRQRARAAGEFAWVGTESELHAQKDGQPLTVQSDETMVLKETADGWRIVHIHWSSRTKR, encoded by the coding sequence ATGCGCACCCCCATTGATCTTCTTGGAGCCCACGCAATGAACGCAACAGCAATCTCGTTCACCCTCGCACTGGCACTGGCCGTCGTGTCCCCCGCAATGGCGCAGGCGACACAGCCGCACGCACATCACCCCGCTGCCGCGGCATCTGCGGACGTCGACGTCCCAGTCACTGCAGAGGCCGCGGTCGCCGTAGCGGAGCGTTTCAACAGGGCCCTGTCTAGCGGCGATCTGGCCACGGTCGAAGCCCTGCTCGCTGCCGACGTTCTCATCCTCGAGTCCGGGGGCGCCGAACGCAGCCGCGAGGAATACATGGGCCATCACGCAGTCAGCGATGCGGCGTTCCTCAAGGGCGCCCATCGCCAGCTGCTCCGTCAGCGCGCACGAGCCGCTGGCGAGTTCGCGTGGGTCGGAACCGAAAGCGAGTTGCATGCCCAGAAGGACGGCCAGCCACTGACCGTCCAGAGCGACGAGACGATGGTGCTGAAGGAGACCGCGGACGGCTGGCGGATCGTCCACATCCACTGGTCCTCGCGGACCAAGCGCTGA
- a CDS encoding copper-transporting P-type ATPase produces the protein MHPQIRQPGPGTCPICGMALEPEMPSLEEDDNPELRDFTRRFWWTLPLTLIVLVLAMLGHRLPGLSTQARTWIELVLSAPVVLWAGWPFFERCLQSIGNRSPNMWTLIGIGVAAAFGYSVVATVAPDLFPDSFREHGRVGVYFEAAAVIVSLTLLGQLLELRARSKTSAAIKSLLGLAPKTARRVKPDGGEEDVALDHVHVGDLLRVRPGEKVPVDGEVIEGRASVDESMLTGEPIPVEKAVGDHVIGATLNGTGALVIRADKVGSGTVLAQIVQLVAQAQRSRAPMQRMADKVAYWFVLAVLATAVLTFFGWGLFGPEPSWTFAVLNAVSVLIIACPCALGLATPMSIMVATGRAAQVGVLFRDAQAIEQLRLIDTLIVDKTGTLTEGRPAFRDTLSNAGFDADQILCLAGSLEQGSEHPLAEAIVAEAQRRGLNLVAAQDFDSLTGQGVRGRVSDQDVVLGNQSLMASVGADVAPLQSSAERLRKEGASVMFLAVNGRLAGAIAVADPIKATTLPALNLLRADGLHVVMASGDAQATAEAVGRTLGIEDVRGGVKPQDKADLVQQLKAQGRRVAMAGDGINDAPALAAADVGIAMGTGTDVAMSSAQLTLVKGDLRRIVQARAISSLTVANMKQNLGFAFVYNAIGVPIAAGLLYPSFGLLLSPMMAALAMSLSSVSVVTNALRLSGSTVVATPHPDRADEPARGHSCH, from the coding sequence ATGCATCCGCAGATTCGTCAGCCAGGTCCCGGCACCTGTCCGATCTGCGGCATGGCGCTGGAGCCGGAGATGCCCTCGCTGGAGGAGGACGACAATCCAGAGTTACGCGATTTCACCCGAAGGTTCTGGTGGACGTTGCCTTTGACGTTGATCGTCCTGGTCTTGGCCATGCTGGGACACCGTCTGCCCGGCTTGTCCACGCAGGCGCGCACCTGGATTGAGCTCGTGCTGAGCGCCCCGGTGGTGCTCTGGGCGGGGTGGCCTTTCTTTGAGCGCTGCCTACAGTCCATCGGCAATCGCAGCCCCAACATGTGGACGCTGATCGGCATCGGCGTGGCCGCCGCGTTTGGCTACAGCGTGGTGGCCACCGTGGCACCGGACCTGTTTCCGGACTCTTTCCGCGAGCATGGACGGGTAGGGGTCTACTTCGAGGCGGCAGCGGTCATCGTCTCGCTCACCCTGCTCGGACAGCTGCTGGAACTGCGGGCGCGTTCCAAAACCTCGGCGGCCATCAAGTCCCTGCTGGGATTGGCGCCCAAGACGGCTCGCCGCGTCAAACCCGATGGGGGCGAAGAGGACGTTGCGCTGGATCACGTGCACGTGGGTGATCTGCTTCGCGTACGACCGGGCGAGAAGGTGCCGGTCGATGGGGAAGTCATCGAAGGCCGCGCCAGTGTCGATGAGTCGATGCTGACCGGTGAACCCATTCCGGTGGAGAAGGCTGTCGGTGATCACGTTATAGGCGCCACGCTCAACGGGACGGGCGCCTTAGTCATCCGGGCGGACAAAGTCGGATCCGGGACGGTACTGGCGCAGATTGTGCAGTTGGTAGCCCAAGCCCAGCGCTCCCGCGCGCCGATGCAGCGTATGGCGGACAAGGTGGCGTACTGGTTTGTCCTGGCCGTGCTGGCCACGGCGGTGCTCACGTTCTTCGGATGGGGTCTGTTTGGACCCGAACCGTCCTGGACCTTTGCCGTCCTCAATGCCGTATCGGTTCTGATCATTGCTTGCCCGTGTGCCTTGGGTTTGGCTACCCCCATGTCGATCATGGTCGCCACTGGCCGCGCTGCGCAGGTCGGGGTCCTGTTCCGCGATGCTCAGGCGATCGAGCAGCTACGTCTGATCGACACGTTGATCGTGGACAAGACCGGTACGTTGACCGAGGGGCGTCCAGCCTTTCGCGACACGCTCTCCAACGCCGGCTTCGACGCCGATCAGATCCTTTGTTTGGCCGGCAGCTTGGAGCAGGGCAGTGAGCACCCCTTGGCCGAGGCCATCGTGGCTGAAGCCCAGCGACGTGGCTTGAACCTGGTGGCCGCCCAAGATTTTGATTCGCTCACCGGCCAAGGCGTCCGCGGGCGCGTGTCCGATCAGGATGTCGTGCTCGGCAACCAAAGCCTGATGGCGTCGGTTGGCGCCGATGTAGCACCTTTGCAAAGCAGCGCCGAGCGTCTTCGGAAAGAAGGCGCTAGCGTGATGTTCCTGGCGGTCAATGGTCGGTTGGCCGGCGCCATTGCGGTGGCTGATCCCATCAAAGCCACGACCTTGCCTGCCTTGAACCTGCTACGTGCCGATGGCCTGCACGTGGTGATGGCCTCCGGTGACGCACAGGCGACGGCCGAGGCCGTGGGGCGCACGCTGGGCATCGAGGATGTGCGTGGTGGCGTCAAGCCGCAGGACAAGGCCGACCTGGTCCAGCAACTCAAAGCCCAGGGTCGTCGCGTGGCCATGGCTGGCGATGGCATCAACGATGCGCCGGCCCTGGCGGCAGCCGATGTGGGCATCGCGATGGGGACGGGCACGGATGTGGCCATGTCCAGCGCCCAGCTCACCCTGGTCAAGGGTGATTTGAGGCGCATCGTGCAAGCCCGTGCCATCTCGTCTTTGACGGTGGCCAATATGAAGCAGAACCTGGGCTTCGCCTTCGTCTACAACGCCATCGGCGTGCCTATCGCCGCCGGCTTGCTGTATCCCAGCTTCGGCCTTTTGCTCAGTCCGATGATGGCGGCCCTGGCCATGAGCCTGAGCTCGGTTTCGGTGGTCACCAATGCCCTGCGTTTGTCCGGCTCCACCGTTGTTGCCACCCCCCACCCTGACCGCGCCGATGAGCCTGCGCGCGGCCATTCCTGTCACTGA
- a CDS encoding DUF411 domain-containing protein translates to MTTLTLHRLTFVVLAVAGLGACTQDASSAQPTTSPSAQVVVQSADATPAALPRMTVHKTPTCGCCGVWIDHVQKAGFTVDVHDMDDLGLVKERLGVPYAKGSCHTAEIGGYVIEGHVPAADIKRLLEEKPNARGLVLPGMPLGSPGMEVPEGRQQPFTVELIHRDGTTEPFAQH, encoded by the coding sequence ATGACTACGCTCACATTGCACCGTCTGACTTTTGTGGTCCTTGCCGTGGCTGGTCTGGGTGCTTGCACCCAGGATGCTTCATCCGCGCAACCCACAACCTCGCCCTCCGCACAGGTTGTCGTCCAATCAGCCGACGCGACTCCAGCAGCCCTGCCACGCATGACCGTCCACAAGACCCCGACCTGCGGGTGCTGCGGTGTCTGGATCGACCACGTGCAGAAGGCGGGATTCACCGTGGATGTGCACGACATGGATGACCTGGGTCTGGTCAAGGAGCGGTTGGGTGTCCCCTATGCAAAGGGCTCCTGCCACACGGCCGAGATCGGCGGATACGTCATCGAAGGCCACGTTCCGGCCGCGGACATCAAGCGTCTCCTCGAAGAAAAGCCGAACGCACGCGGCCTGGTCCTCCCAGGGATGCCGCTTGGTTCTCCGGGCATGGAGGTCCCGGAGGGACGCCAGCAGCCGTTCACGGTCGAGCTGATACATCGCGACGGAACCACTGAACCGTTCGCACAGCACTGA
- a CDS encoding copper-binding protein CopB, protein MNINRRDTTLTALTAISLALANAASAQSMQHGSMQMEQGAQTQTQDHSAHQAPTSKPAPAQKPATPAKTSEATIDHAAMGHAEPQANAAEPAMQGMDHSQMGHGSPASTPAAPTAQAQSMQGMDHSQMAQPAAADTSGTATPAMQGMDHSQMGHDSPAPATPEAGMQSMEGMDHSQMGHGPAAPTQPRTPIPAVTDADRKAAIAPEHAHPVHDNSIKSYVLLNRLETWDADPGTGLGWEGQGWIGTDLNRVWLRSEGERTDGQTESADLEVLYGRSISTWWDVVAGVRHDFKPGASQNFAAIGVQGLAPMKFEVSATAYLGEGGQTAANVEAEYELLLTNRLILQPLVEVTAYGKNDPLRGIGSGLSAAEAGLRLRYEFTRKFAPYIGVVYERAFGNTADMRREHGESFEDTRLVIGLRTWF, encoded by the coding sequence ATGAACATCAATAGACGCGATACCACCCTGACTGCGCTGACGGCTATCTCGCTGGCCCTGGCCAATGCGGCCAGCGCCCAATCTATGCAGCACGGCTCCATGCAGATGGAGCAGGGCGCGCAGACCCAGACTCAGGATCACTCTGCACATCAGGCACCGACATCAAAACCTGCGCCAGCCCAAAAGCCTGCAACACCGGCCAAGACGAGCGAAGCGACGATCGATCATGCGGCGATGGGCCACGCCGAGCCGCAGGCTAACGCAGCCGAGCCTGCCATGCAGGGCATGGACCATTCGCAGATGGGGCACGGCTCGCCCGCGAGCACACCTGCGGCGCCCACAGCGCAGGCGCAGTCGATGCAGGGCATGGATCACAGTCAGATGGCACAGCCCGCTGCAGCCGACACCTCCGGCACGGCCACGCCTGCGATGCAGGGGATGGACCATTCGCAGATGGGCCATGATTCGCCCGCGCCCGCTACACCAGAAGCGGGAATGCAATCGATGGAGGGCATGGACCACAGTCAGATGGGACACGGGCCTGCAGCGCCAACGCAGCCGCGCACCCCGATTCCCGCGGTGACGGACGCGGATCGCAAGGCGGCCATCGCGCCGGAACACGCGCATCCGGTGCATGACAACTCGATCAAGAGCTACGTGCTGCTCAATCGCCTGGAAACCTGGGATGCCGATCCGGGCACCGGGCTGGGCTGGGAGGGCCAGGGCTGGATCGGTACGGACCTCAATCGCGTCTGGCTCCGCAGTGAAGGCGAACGCACGGATGGTCAGACCGAGTCGGCTGATCTGGAAGTGCTTTACGGCCGCAGTATCTCCACGTGGTGGGATGTGGTGGCCGGTGTGCGTCATGACTTCAAGCCTGGGGCATCGCAGAACTTCGCCGCTATCGGTGTACAGGGCTTGGCGCCGATGAAGTTCGAAGTGTCCGCCACAGCCTATCTCGGCGAAGGGGGCCAGACTGCCGCCAATGTCGAGGCCGAGTACGAATTGCTGCTAACCAACCGGCTGATCTTGCAGCCGCTGGTGGAAGTCACCGCCTATGGCAAGAACGATCCATTGCGCGGGATAGGTTCGGGTCTGAGTGCCGCTGAGGCGGGGCTACGACTTCGCTATGAGTTCACCCGAAAGTTCGCTCCCTACATCGGCGTGGTGTACGAGCGCGCGTTTGGCAATACCGCAGACATGCGACGCGAGCATGGCGAGTCCTTTGAAGACACGCGCTTGGTCATCGGCCTTCGTACCTGGTTCTAA